In a single window of the Arachis hypogaea cultivar Tifrunner chromosome 6, arahy.Tifrunner.gnm2.J5K5, whole genome shotgun sequence genome:
- the LOC112696911 gene encoding uncharacterized protein encodes MLRHVILSRFSFHLRRFSQSSAAAVLHHEPPEVQPLTYLEGFPRPDSKYDETILAIPRANSGKNISAKERKVGRVPSIVFEQEDGQHGGNKRLISVRTNQIRKLVNQLGRSFFLSRLFDLEVRSEFEGGDVVEKVRVLPRKIHLQAGTDAPLNVTFLRAPSNALLKVEVPLVFRGEDISPGLKKGAALNTIKRTVKFLCPADIIPPYIDLDLSELDVGQKLVMGDLIVHPALKLIQSKDEPVCKIMGQRVSELQKKK; translated from the exons ATGCTCCGCCACGTCATACTCTCCAGATTCTCCTTCCACCTCCGGCGCTTCTCCCAGTCATCCGCCGCCGCGGTACTCCACCATGAGCCACCGGAGGTGCAGCCGCTGACATACCTAGAAGGCTTTCCGAGACCGGACTCGAAATACGACGAGACGATACTCGCAATTCCTCGCGCGAATTCGGGGAAGAACATATCGGCGAAGGAACGGAAGGTTGGGCGCGTGCCTAGCATTGTGTTCGAGCAGGAGGACGGTCAGCATGGCGGCAACAAGCGCCTCATTTCCGTACGGACTAACCAGATCAGGAAGCTCGTCAACCAGCTTGGCCGCTCATTCTTTCTCTCCCGCCTCTTCGACCTCGAAGTCCGGTCGGAGTTCGAAGGCGGGGACGTTGTTGAGAAGGTTCGGGTTTTGCCCCGCAAG ATTCATTTGCAGGCAGGCACAGATGCACCATTAAATGTCACTTTTCTAAGGGCTCCATCAAATGCTCTGTTGAAAGTTGAGGTCCCTCTTGTATTTCGAGGAGAAGATATATCCCCTGGACTGAAGAAAG GTGCTGCTTTGAATACCATCAAAAGGACTGTTAAGTTCCTATGTCCTGCTGACATTATCCCCCCATATATTGATCTGGATTTAAGCGAGTTGGATGTTGGCCAGAAGTTGGTTATGGGAGATCTTATTGTTCACCCTGCGCTAAAACTTATTCAGTCAAAAGATGAACCTGTTTGTAAAATTATGGGCCAAAGGGTTTCTGAActacaaaagaaaaagtaa